A single region of the Nicotiana sylvestris chromosome 6, ASM39365v2, whole genome shotgun sequence genome encodes:
- the LOC104240709 gene encoding elongation factor 1-alpha-like, protein MAASSSSSLVSSTSPAPMPMAALLLITLPSTTTGHLIYKLGGINKRVIERCEKEAAEMNKRSFKYAWVLDKLKAERERGITIDIALWKFETTKYYCTVIDAPGHRDFIKNMITGTSQADRDVLIIDSTTGGFEAGISKDGQTREHAFLAFTLGVKRPIDRM, encoded by the exons ATGgccgcttcttcttcttcttcgttagTGTCATCAACATCTCCAGCTCCCATGCCTATGGCTGCCCTCCTCCTCATCACTTTGCCT TCGACCACCACTGGTCACTTGATCTACAAGCTTGGTGGTATTAACAAGCGTGTTATTGAGAGGTGCGAGAAGGAAGCTGCTGAGATGAACAAGAGGTCATTCAAGTATGCCTGGGTGCTTGACAAGCTTAAGGCTGAACGTGAGCGTGGTATCACCATTGATATTGCCTTGTGGAAGTTTGAGACCACCAAATACTACTGCACCGTGATTGATGCTCCCGGACATAGGGACTTTATCAAGAACATGATCACTGGTACTTCCCAGGCTGATCGTGATGTTCTTATTATTGACTCCACCACTGGTGGCTTTGAAGCTGGTATTTCCAAGGATGGTCAGACCCGTGAGCACGCATTTCTTGCTTTCACTCTTGGTGTCAAGCGACCCATCGACAGAATGTGA